A genomic stretch from Corynebacterium kutscheri includes:
- the tatC gene encoding twin-arginine translocase subunit TatC, with translation MAKKKPADGSMPLVEHLQELRRRVIISIIALGIGTIVGYYWYQNTIMGLSSLGDILRGPYCSLPVENRASFTLDDECRLLATSPFEMFLLRLKVGALAGLVFASPVWLYQIWAFITPGLHKNERRATFSFVSAAVILFVAGAMIAYFVVSYGLEFLLTIGDETQVAALTGERYFNFLLALLLIFGVSFEVPLLLVMLNAVGVLTYEQVKDKRRIIVVLMFIFAAFMTPGQDPFSMLILALALSLLVECALQVMRLHDRRVQTNRPAWLDVDDEESSGDIAAAAPIGNAESVRPSPSVIDRPQPIDQKTNFDDVL, from the coding sequence ATGGCGAAAAAGAAACCAGCAGATGGTTCCATGCCTCTTGTCGAGCATCTCCAAGAACTGCGGCGACGAGTCATTATTTCCATCATTGCACTAGGTATCGGGACAATAGTTGGCTACTACTGGTATCAAAACACCATTATGGGTTTAAGCAGCCTTGGTGATATTTTGCGTGGTCCGTATTGTTCGCTACCGGTAGAAAATCGTGCGTCTTTTACCCTTGATGATGAATGTCGTTTATTGGCGACTTCACCATTTGAAATGTTTTTGCTTCGCCTTAAAGTAGGCGCACTGGCTGGTTTAGTTTTTGCTTCACCTGTTTGGCTATACCAAATTTGGGCTTTTATTACCCCTGGCCTGCATAAAAATGAGCGCCGAGCTACCTTCTCTTTTGTTTCTGCAGCAGTAATTCTTTTTGTTGCTGGTGCCATGATTGCGTATTTTGTTGTGTCCTACGGCTTAGAGTTCTTGCTTACTATCGGTGATGAAACTCAAGTAGCGGCATTAACTGGTGAACGTTATTTCAATTTCTTACTGGCATTACTACTTATCTTCGGAGTTAGTTTTGAAGTGCCTCTGCTACTGGTCATGCTCAACGCGGTTGGGGTTTTGACCTATGAGCAGGTAAAAGATAAACGGCGCATCATTGTTGTGCTTATGTTTATCTTTGCTGCTTTTATGACTCCTGGCCAAGATCCTTTCTCTATGTTGATCTTGGCGTTGGCGCTAAGCCTTCTTGTCGAATGTGCATTACAGGTTATGCGTTTGCATGATCGTCGAGTACAAACCAATAGACCTGCATGGCTTGATGTCGATGATGAAGAATCTTCTGGTGATATCGCCGCTGCAGCACCAATTGGTAATGCAGAATCGGTTCGGCCGAGTCCTAGTGTTATCGATCGTCCCCAGCCGATTGATCAGAAAACAAATTTTGATGATGTGCTCTAG
- a CDS encoding ubiquitin-like protein Pup — MRNPQSQVFGRDGSGDDPVDELASGQTQINTQGVDDLLDEIDGLLENNAEEFVRSYVQKGGQ; from the coding sequence ATGCGTAATCCGCAGTCGCAGGTTTTTGGTCGAGACGGTAGCGGTGATGATCCGGTCGACGAGTTAGCTAGTGGGCAGACTCAGATTAATACTCAAGGTGTAGATGATCTGCTCGATGAGATTGATGGATTATTAGAAAATAACGCAGAAGAGTTTGTTCGTTCCTATGTTCAGAAGGGTGGACAATAA
- a CDS encoding helix-turn-helix transcriptional regulator — translation MAKISPEERCVNLTFALLKAAPSFAEHSFLLTQVPGYDYSPYHEPKAQESARKMLNRDIRHLKNAGVPIEEVPTDNGISYRIQLENYGLPEVHFTAEEATIIALAGQVGSNDQLSTFSRSGWTKIAASGADRDLSATSRVTFINDFSALNLSDFETLVAACNSKHRISFFYQKNKASDLHERWLDPWAIATRYDRLYLVGFDLDRLAPRTFRLTRLSEISILSDPHTELYGTFHLPPAGSNLEEIVEKQVHNGQELITARLRLAPDYKGEFLGLGTHIDKDIIELVDVDRAWLVRTAAAHAPEVVVLSPEKVRQEVIDLLQAVIK, via the coding sequence ATGGCTAAAATTTCTCCCGAGGAGCGCTGCGTTAATCTTACTTTCGCGTTGCTTAAAGCTGCGCCTTCTTTTGCCGAGCATTCTTTTTTGCTTACTCAGGTACCCGGTTATGATTACTCGCCGTACCATGAGCCAAAAGCGCAAGAAAGCGCCCGAAAAATGCTTAATCGAGATATCCGCCATCTTAAAAATGCCGGCGTCCCTATTGAGGAAGTGCCCACAGATAATGGGATAAGTTACCGGATTCAATTAGAAAACTATGGGTTGCCAGAAGTGCATTTCACTGCTGAAGAAGCCACCATCATTGCACTTGCTGGCCAGGTAGGTAGCAATGATCAACTATCGACGTTTAGTCGTTCCGGATGGACAAAAATAGCAGCTAGTGGTGCTGATAGAGATTTATCTGCTACTAGTAGGGTCACTTTTATTAATGATTTTTCTGCACTAAACCTCAGTGATTTTGAAACACTTGTAGCTGCGTGCAATAGCAAACACCGTATTTCTTTTTTCTATCAGAAAAATAAAGCCTCAGATTTGCATGAACGGTGGTTGGATCCCTGGGCAATTGCCACCCGTTATGATCGACTCTACCTCGTTGGTTTCGATCTCGACCGTCTTGCTCCGCGTACTTTCCGGCTTACGAGACTTAGTGAAATCAGCATACTTAGTGATCCCCATACTGAACTTTATGGCACTTTTCACTTGCCGCCAGCCGGTAGCAATCTAGAAGAAATCGTCGAAAAGCAAGTGCACAATGGTCAAGAATTAATAACCGCTAGGCTTCGTTTAGCCCCCGATTATAAGGGTGAGTTTCTTGGTTTAGGCACTCATATTGATAAAGACATCATAGAGCTTGTCGACGTTGATCGTGCGTGGTTGGTTCGTACTGCTGCCGCGCACGCGCCCGAAGTAGTTGTTCTTTCACCTGAGAAGGTACGTCAAGAAGTTATAGATTTACTCCAGGCAGTTATTAAATAA
- the dop gene encoding depupylase/deamidase Dop — protein MRFIGTETEYGIATPDNPVLSPIISSSHAVVAFGVTEPCATGTRWDFAQEYPLRDQRGFDLRRYHTVPVIDPTAIGSANVILSNGGRFYVDHAHPEYSSPETTSAFSAMLYDLAGDRILLRSAQRVRDITAQGQSVLEHHDPCPELKFYKNNVDGKGASYGAHENYFYSRSVDFDVLAQGLIPFFVARQVITGAGRVGLGQYGEKPGFQISQRADYIEQEISLETTLNRGIINTRDEPHADAQRYGRLHVIIGDANMSHTSILLKLGMTSLVLDAIEQGVDFSDLKLVDAVAEVTNVSYDTKLNHKLQLCDGRMMTALELLGEYRARVPHTDPLVIKTWDEVLSALETGYRGAAHLLDWCAKLALIDSYQARGSSIADPKLALIDLQYSDIDPEKGLYHALVRKQRIRTLATAQEINAAAWIPPQDTRARLRGYLAYEHARHIQAISWATVLVDVEKQSLARISMPELDDISFTPGAINSIVAELDSAGYIDWVLP, from the coding sequence ATGCGTTTTATTGGGACCGAGACTGAATACGGCATTGCTACTCCAGATAATCCAGTATTATCGCCAATTATTAGTTCTTCGCATGCGGTTGTTGCTTTTGGGGTAACTGAGCCTTGTGCAACTGGCACGCGCTGGGATTTTGCACAGGAATATCCTTTGCGTGACCAGCGTGGTTTTGATTTGCGTCGCTATCATACGGTACCGGTTATTGATCCAACAGCTATTGGTTCAGCGAACGTTATTTTAAGCAATGGGGGCAGATTCTATGTTGATCATGCGCATCCAGAGTATTCTTCTCCGGAGACTACCTCAGCTTTTTCGGCGATGCTCTATGATCTTGCTGGTGATCGCATCCTTCTGCGTTCTGCTCAGCGGGTGCGAGACATTACGGCGCAGGGACAATCTGTTCTTGAACATCACGATCCCTGTCCAGAGCTGAAATTTTATAAAAATAATGTCGATGGTAAAGGTGCTAGCTACGGGGCGCATGAAAATTATTTTTATTCCCGTAGCGTAGATTTTGATGTGCTCGCTCAAGGACTCATTCCGTTTTTTGTCGCTCGTCAGGTTATTACCGGTGCCGGTCGAGTGGGGTTAGGCCAATACGGCGAAAAACCTGGTTTTCAAATCTCACAACGCGCAGATTATATTGAGCAAGAAATCTCCTTAGAAACTACCCTTAACCGGGGAATTATCAATACCCGCGATGAGCCACATGCCGATGCCCAGCGTTATGGTCGGCTGCATGTAATCATTGGTGATGCCAATATGTCACACACCTCAATCTTGCTTAAATTAGGTATGACCTCGCTGGTATTAGATGCTATTGAACAAGGTGTTGATTTCAGTGATTTAAAACTTGTCGATGCCGTAGCTGAGGTCACCAATGTCTCCTATGACACCAAGCTCAATCATAAACTTCAGCTTTGCGACGGGCGCATGATGACTGCGTTAGAGCTACTTGGCGAATATCGCGCTCGGGTACCCCATACTGATCCGCTCGTGATTAAGACCTGGGATGAGGTACTTTCTGCGCTCGAAACAGGTTATCGTGGAGCGGCGCATCTTCTTGATTGGTGTGCAAAACTAGCACTTATTGATAGTTATCAGGCACGCGGTAGTAGCATTGCGGATCCTAAACTTGCACTTATTGATCTGCAATATAGCGATATTGATCCCGAAAAAGGGCTGTATCATGCACTTGTGCGCAAACAAAGAATACGTACCTTAGCCACTGCACAAGAAATTAACGCAGCCGCCTGGATACCGCCACAGGATACGCGCGCACGATTACGCGGATACCTCGCGTATGAACATGCTAGACATATTCAAGCAATTAGTTGGGCAACGGTTCTTGTCGACGTCGAAAAGCAATCATTAGCGCGTATTTCTATGCCAGAACTTGATGATATTTCTTTTACCCCCGGTGCTATCAACAGTATCGTTGCTGAACTTGATTCTGCTGGTTATATCGATTGGGTACTGCCTTAA
- the arc gene encoding proteasome ATPase: MPSSADHYFEVTELKAQLARVQRINNDLGARNTKLAELLKTSREKLSVLNAQLEDLAMPPSTYGTFLELSSSQLTHSSDDGVSTAEVFTAGRKMRLPVSPLVDPQQLIPGVQVRLGEGSQVVEITGFAETGELAVLVEIIGSNRALVTDSMGQEQVVKLAAPLTQQFCRQPRAGDTLLIDAKAGYGFEVIPKTEVQRLALEEVPDVTYADIGGLDTQIEQIHDAVELPFAYPDLYRTYELHPPKGVLLYGPPGCGKTLIAKAVANSLASRIDGSTQSYFINVKGPELLNKFVGETERRIRLIFERARELGESGRPVIIFFDEMESIFRTRGSGVSSDMETTVVPQLLTELDGVEGLSNVIVIGATNREELIDPAILRPGRLDVKIRVERPNKEHARDIFHRHLNTDVPLAEDVDTLINATTEHLFAPHPFVELTLVNDDIEILHYHDFVSGAMIANIVSRAKKFAIKEQIAGLGRGISTAHLLAAVDAEYRENEDLPDTSNPDEWSRIIGRHGLQVSHARVLRRL, translated from the coding sequence ATGCCTTCTTCCGCGGATCACTATTTTGAAGTCACTGAACTCAAAGCTCAGCTAGCGCGGGTTCAACGTATTAACAATGACTTAGGGGCGCGCAATACAAAGTTAGCTGAGTTATTAAAAACGTCGCGGGAAAAACTTTCGGTGCTCAATGCCCAGTTAGAAGACTTAGCTATGCCACCATCGACATATGGTACTTTTTTAGAGCTTTCCTCATCACAGTTGACACATAGCAGTGATGATGGTGTGAGCACTGCTGAGGTGTTTACCGCTGGTCGAAAAATGCGACTACCGGTATCACCTTTGGTTGATCCGCAGCAGCTCATCCCTGGTGTGCAGGTACGTCTTGGTGAGGGCAGTCAAGTTGTAGAAATTACTGGGTTCGCCGAAACCGGTGAATTGGCGGTTTTAGTGGAGATAATTGGTAGCAACCGCGCCCTCGTTACTGACTCTATGGGGCAGGAGCAGGTTGTTAAGCTTGCTGCGCCACTAACGCAACAGTTCTGCCGTCAACCGCGCGCCGGGGATACCCTGCTTATTGATGCCAAAGCTGGTTATGGTTTTGAGGTGATTCCGAAGACGGAAGTTCAGCGGCTGGCGTTAGAAGAAGTTCCTGATGTTACTTATGCGGATATCGGTGGTCTCGATACGCAGATCGAACAAATCCATGATGCTGTTGAGTTACCTTTTGCTTATCCGGATCTCTATCGCACCTACGAATTGCATCCGCCGAAGGGGGTGTTGCTCTATGGTCCGCCAGGGTGTGGGAAAACCTTGATCGCCAAGGCGGTAGCAAATTCTCTCGCCTCGCGTATCGACGGTTCCACCCAGAGTTATTTCATTAATGTCAAAGGACCAGAGCTCTTAAATAAATTTGTTGGTGAAACCGAGCGTCGTATTCGGTTGATTTTCGAACGCGCGCGCGAGTTGGGGGAAAGCGGTCGCCCGGTCATTATTTTCTTTGATGAAATGGAGTCGATTTTCCGCACCCGAGGTTCTGGTGTGAGCTCAGATATGGAGACCACGGTGGTTCCGCAGCTGCTTACCGAGCTCGATGGGGTAGAAGGTTTATCCAATGTCATTGTTATTGGTGCCACGAATCGTGAAGAGTTAATTGATCCCGCGATTCTGCGCCCGGGGCGTCTCGATGTAAAAATCCGGGTGGAGCGGCCTAATAAGGAACATGCACGCGATATTTTTCATCGCCATTTAAACACTGATGTACCGCTGGCTGAAGACGTCGATACGCTTATTAACGCTACTACCGAGCATCTATTTGCTCCGCATCCATTTGTAGAACTCACTCTGGTTAATGACGACATAGAGATTTTGCATTATCACGATTTCGTTTCTGGTGCGATGATCGCCAATATTGTTAGCCGCGCAAAGAAGTTTGCTATTAAAGAGCAAATTGCTGGTCTAGGACGTGGCATTTCGACGGCGCATTTACTTGCTGCTGTGGATGCGGAGTATCGGGAGAATGAGGATCTGCCCGACACGTCCAACCCTGATGAGTGGTCACGTATTATTGGTCGGCATGGATTGCAAGTAAGCCATGCGCGGGTTCTAAGGAGGCTTTAA
- a CDS encoding helix-turn-helix transcriptional regulator: protein MAKTPAVNRVADLVRLLNLLPYLQSHPHNSLMETATDLGLSPAEMMHDLRRLHCCGYGNFHDELVDLTIDYAQVQVLNSQGLDKPLRLTHTEAGALLLSLEALEAMPGLFNQEVVRSAAAKLREIVGVTAQSVFDAPAHGYDLGAEALMEVVRQAVDKHVRLQFNYYSQHSDSLRMREVSVARIFTHERSVYITGWDHEVQEHRTFRVDRMHDVYLGDKPATPNENKFKFNPANPFGFESDMSTVTLQVHKEDAWVLDSLPIELESTSDSPWLTGVIPLVSQTWLVRFAISHADRIKVVAPAEIVKLLAKRVQLGLNAYDTELNN from the coding sequence ATGGCTAAAACTCCAGCGGTTAATCGGGTTGCTGATCTTGTCCGTCTGCTGAACTTATTACCGTATTTACAATCGCATCCACATAATTCGCTGATGGAGACAGCTACTGATTTAGGTCTTTCTCCGGCAGAAATGATGCACGACCTGCGTCGACTACATTGCTGTGGTTATGGAAATTTTCATGATGAGCTCGTTGATCTCACCATAGATTATGCGCAAGTTCAGGTACTTAATTCTCAAGGTCTCGATAAACCGCTACGGCTAACGCACACTGAGGCAGGGGCGTTATTACTTTCTTTAGAAGCCCTTGAAGCAATGCCAGGGTTATTTAACCAAGAGGTGGTACGCTCAGCGGCAGCAAAATTACGTGAGATTGTCGGGGTAACTGCGCAGTCGGTTTTTGATGCTCCTGCGCACGGTTATGATCTAGGTGCCGAGGCGCTTATGGAGGTAGTTCGACAAGCCGTCGATAAGCACGTGCGACTACAGTTTAATTATTATTCTCAGCATAGTGATTCTTTAAGAATGCGGGAAGTATCAGTAGCACGTATTTTTACCCATGAGCGTAGCGTTTATATCACTGGGTGGGATCATGAGGTGCAAGAGCACCGCACCTTCCGGGTTGATCGAATGCATGATGTTTATCTGGGGGACAAGCCAGCTACCCCCAATGAAAATAAGTTTAAGTTTAACCCTGCTAACCCCTTCGGGTTTGAATCAGACATGTCAACCGTCACGTTACAGGTGCATAAAGAAGATGCCTGGGTGCTTGATTCTTTGCCCATAGAGCTCGAATCGACATCAGATTCCCCATGGTTAACAGGGGTCATTCCGCTTGTCTCTCAGACCTGGTTAGTTCGTTTTGCCATCTCGCATGCTGACCGCATTAAAGTAGTAGCACCTGCTGAAATTGTTAAACTTTTGGCAAAACGGGTTCAGCTCGGGTTGAACGCGTATGATACTGAGTTGAATAACTAA
- the pafA gene encoding Pup--protein ligase: MSAFTRRITGIETEYGITCISSSGKKCLDPDEIARIMFRPIIKQWGSSNVFVPNASRLYLDVGSHPEIATAECDSLSQLIAYDQAGDRIVDELARTAEKTLAKEGTKAAVYLFKNNLDSQGNSYGCHENYLVSRETVLKTLGKQLLPFLITRQLIAGAGCIKNGQFHFSQRADHVWEGVSSATTRSRPIINTRDEPHADSHLYRRLHVIVGDSSLCEATTALKIGSTLLVLEMIEAEYQVPAIELDNEIAAIREISRDLSGATTVALKGRDPMSALDIQRHYLNAARQWLSVRDDSQAGTSNNELELVVTLWEKTLTAIASGDISTIATEIDWAIKLQLLRRYQQRLGTTDFSHPKLAQIDLTYHDIRPGRGLFKILEEKNAVRRWVVPADIEFALNHAPQTTRAKLRGEFIRAAQETAAPVSIDWLRLKVSRPEPQIIELSNPFSAVDQHVDELIDYMHTHRGHYRDAESLDS; this comes from the coding sequence GTGTCCGCCTTTACTCGACGTATTACCGGGATTGAAACGGAATACGGAATTACCTGCATTAGTAGCTCAGGGAAAAAATGTCTTGACCCAGATGAGATCGCTCGTATTATGTTTCGACCGATCATTAAACAGTGGGGGAGCTCAAATGTTTTTGTCCCTAATGCGTCTCGGCTATATCTCGATGTGGGCAGCCACCCAGAAATTGCTACCGCAGAGTGCGATAGTTTAAGCCAGCTTATTGCCTATGATCAGGCTGGAGATCGCATTGTTGATGAGCTTGCTCGTACCGCTGAAAAAACCTTAGCAAAAGAGGGCACTAAAGCGGCAGTGTATTTGTTTAAAAATAACCTTGATTCTCAAGGAAATTCCTATGGCTGTCATGAAAATTACTTAGTGAGCCGAGAAACAGTTTTAAAAACGCTAGGTAAACAGCTGCTTCCTTTTCTTATTACTCGGCAGCTTATTGCCGGTGCTGGATGTATCAAAAATGGCCAATTCCATTTTTCCCAACGTGCCGATCATGTATGGGAGGGGGTCTCAAGTGCGACTACGCGTTCTCGCCCCATTATTAATACTCGCGATGAACCGCACGCCGATTCCCATCTTTATCGACGATTGCACGTCATTGTTGGGGATTCTTCGCTGTGTGAAGCAACCACAGCGCTTAAAATCGGTTCCACACTGCTAGTACTAGAAATGATCGAGGCAGAATATCAGGTACCGGCAATTGAATTAGATAATGAGATCGCAGCTATTAGAGAAATTTCCCGTGATCTTAGCGGGGCAACCACTGTTGCGTTAAAAGGACGCGATCCTATGTCTGCCCTAGATATTCAGCGTCATTATCTTAATGCCGCACGCCAATGGCTTAGTGTGCGCGATGATTCTCAAGCTGGTACCAGCAATAACGAGCTAGAGCTGGTGGTAACTCTATGGGAGAAAACACTGACCGCTATTGCTAGTGGAGATATCAGCACAATTGCCACCGAGATCGATTGGGCAATCAAGCTGCAACTTTTGCGCCGCTACCAACAGCGTTTAGGCACTACTGATTTTTCGCATCCCAAGCTTGCTCAAATCGATCTTACCTACCACGATATTCGACCAGGTCGTGGGTTATTTAAAATATTGGAAGAAAAAAATGCTGTGCGACGCTGGGTTGTTCCTGCCGACATAGAGTTTGCGCTTAATCATGCACCACAAACTACTCGCGCAAAATTACGTGGGGAGTTTATTCGTGCTGCTCAAGAAACCGCTGCACCGGTATCAATTGATTGGTTGCGGTTAAAAGTTTCTCGTCCAGAACCACAGATTATAGAACTTAGTAACCCATTTTCAGCCGTAGACCAGCATGTTGATGAGCTTATAGATTATATGCACACCCATCGTGGGCACTATAGAGATGCTGAATCGTTAGATAGTTAG
- the tatA gene encoding Sec-independent protein translocase subunit TatA, which translates to MPNLGFWEILAILAVIVLLFGAKKLPDAARSLGRSMRIFKSEVKEMKNDDVERAEIEAQRVHSEIPTVQETMTQPVEKKLEN; encoded by the coding sequence ATGCCAAATCTAGGTTTTTGGGAAATTCTGGCAATTCTTGCTGTTATTGTTTTGCTCTTCGGCGCTAAAAAACTTCCTGATGCTGCTCGTTCCCTAGGGCGTTCTATGCGTATTTTTAAGTCCGAAGTTAAAGAAATGAAAAATGATGACGTTGAACGTGCCGAGATCGAAGCACAACGTGTGCACAGCGAAATTCCTACGGTTCAGGAAACCATGACTCAGCCAGTAGAAAAGAAACTAGAAAACTAA